GCGCTTCCCGACGGATGCCGGCGCAGCCGCGACCACTTTGAGCACCGCTGGCGATGCGTTCCTGCCACGTGTTGCCTTCGACGCAGCGGGTAATGCCACCGTGATCTGGATGGCCTCGGAGAACAACATCAGCAACCTCTGGGCGAGCCGCTACACGGCTGCGTCCCGGACTTGGAGCACGCCGCTGCGGGTTGTGTCGTCGGCGAGCGTCGCTACCGGTGTCTCCACGCCGGACCTCGCCGTCGACGGCCGGGGCAATGCCATCGTGACCTGGTATCAAGGCGACGGGCGCACGAACCACTTTGATGTGTGGGCCGTCAAGTACGCAGCATTGTCCGGTGCCTGGGGCGCGCCGTTCATGGTCAGCGACGGCGTCAATAGCGCAGCCAACAGCCACGTCGCGGTCAACGCCGCCGGCCAGGGGCTCATCGCGTGGGTGCAGCAACAGGGCGATGGTACTACCGTGTCAAACGGACCGCAGGACATCTACGGGCGCAGCGTCACAACCGGCGCCAGCGCCTGGGGCCCGCGCGCCATGCTCAATGCCGTCGGCGGCAACCTGTACAACGTCTACGGGCAAGTGGCCGTTGCGGTGGATGGCAGCGGCAATGGCCTTGCGTTGTGGGTACAGAGCACGGCCAGCCTGTCCTTTGCGATCCAGTCGGCACGGTACGTTGCCGCCAGCGGGTGGCAGACTTCGACGGTCGTCTCGAACAATACACTTGGCGAATGTTACGACCCGCATGTGGAGATCGACGGAGCGGGCAATGCCATCGCGGTCTGGCAGGAGCAGAACGGGGTTGGCGCCTACGGCGGTGCGAACCGCTACGCGGCTGGCACGGGCTGGGGCGTGCCGGAGAAGTTCAGCGGCACGGTGCCGGGAGACGTCTATGCGCCCCGCGTGGCCGTGGGTGCGGACGGCAACGCCACGGCCATCTGGTATCAGTGGGAAGCCTCCGGCATCAACGTCAGGACCAGTCGCTACCTGACCGGCAGCGGCTGGGATGTGCCCAGCCTGCTCAGCGCGACACCGGCCGACGGCACGACCTACCCGGTGCCGCGCGTGGCCACCAATGCGGCTGGCCGCACGCTGGCGGTCTGGGGGATCGACCGGATGTAGCAGCATGACCTATTCCATCCAATCGCGGCGCGACCTGGTTGGAGTAGGTCATCACGACTCTGTGCAGCTGCGGTATCTGCCGGTGGCCAATCGCCTTGCGGGCTACAGCCCTTTCGTCTTGCGCAAGTACGTGGACCCCAAGGGGGCGGCGTACGAGGCAGCCCATGGGTGATCGCCTTTGGTAGGTCGACACGTAAGACCGGCGGCGGCAAGTAGTTGCCGGATGACATCCGATTCCAGATTCAGTACAGATTGTTCTTCAGGTCTGCCCTAAGTTCCTTCATTGACTGTCCATCCACGGCCGCCGCCAACGGTCGGCCATCACCCCGCTGATACGTTTCCCACACCTCACATTTGGAAATACGAAACGGTCTTGTGCCACGCACAAGGCGCGATTTAGGGAACTGCCGTCGCGGACGCTCAGGCGGCGCAGAGAAAGGTGGCAGGCAGGGGCGGCGGGGCAGGGCGGACGTCGCCGGATGCCGCAGGCAGCGGCGGGTAAAGCCGCCCGAAACCCCACTTTCGGAAAGCGAAATTGGCACCCGCAGTGAAATAGCCGATGCTTGGAGCCTGCCAAGCGGAGCCGCCGGTCCGGCGCACCGGTCCCGGTCCGCATAGAACAACGAAGGAGACACCGTATCATGATGCAAACGCGCACCGTCGGCGACCTGAAGGTCACCCGTATCCTCGAATACGCGGGTCCCACGCACGATCCGGCCTTCCTGTTCCCCGACATCGACCGCTCGGTCCTGGATGCGAATGCCGGCTTGATGGCGCCGCACCATTGGATCCCTCACATGAACAAGCTGATCGTGACGATCCAGTTCTGGGTGGTGCATGCGGGCAGCCATATCATCGTCGTCGATACCGGCGTAGGCAACTTCAAGCCGCGCGCGGGCATCGCACGCATGAACATGCTCAACACTCTAGTGCGCGAATGGATGATCGCGGCCGGAGCGCCGCCGGAGAAGGTCACCCACGTGGTCATGACACACCTGCATGCCGACCACGTCGGCTGGAACACCACTTGGCAGGACAACCGCTGGGAGCCCACCTTCCCCAACGCGCGCTACTACCTTCCCAAGGACGACTTCGTCTTCTGCGAGCAGGGCCGCAACAAGGAGCCGGGCGTGGTGGATGTGTTCGGCGAATCGTTCTTCGACAGCGTGATGCCGGTGGTCGACGCGGGGCTGGCCGAGATGATCGAGCCGGGGCGTGAGATTGCCGATTGCCTGCAGGTAGAGGCCGCGGCCGGCCATAGCCCGGGGCAGGTCGCGTTCCGGGTCCGTTCGCGCGGCGAGGAAGCAATTTTCTGCGGCGACATCCTGCATAGCCCGCTGCAGATCGTGCGCCCAGACCTGAACTCCGGCTACTGTATCCGCCCCGACCTTGCCCGCAGCACGCGCCTGACCTTCCTCACCCAGGCCGCGGACAGCGGTGCGCTGGTGCTGCCGGTGCATTTCGGCGAGCCGTACTGCGGCTATGTGCGGCGCCAGGGCCAGGGCTTTCGCTTCGAGCCGGCGGGATGGTAGTGCACGGCGGCCGGGCTGTGCGCCCGCTCCATGGCGCCAGGTTTCGCCCGCATCGGGGTTATCATCCCCGCTACACGATTGAGCTGCGAGACCTGCTGCATGGCTGTCCCCTTCGATATCACTGACTTCCGCCTCTTCGTCAACGTGGCGGAAACGCGCAGCCTGACCCGCGGTGCCGAGCGATCGTTTCTTTCGGTGCCGGCGGTCAGCAACCGCATCAAGAACCTCGAGGACACGCTAGGCGTAAGGCTGCTGGAGCGCTCACCGCAGGGCGTGGCGCTGACGGCGGCCGGTGAGGTCTACCTGCACCACGCGCGCGTGGTGCTGGCCGAGCTGGAGCGGCTCACCGGCAACCTTCAGCCCTTCACCGCAGGCCTGAGCGGACAGGTCAAGCTGGTGGCCAACACCACCGCCATCACCGAATACCTGCCACCGGTCATAGGGGAGTACCTCGCCACCCAACCGGATGTGCGCATCGACGTGCGCGAGCGTCTCAGCGATGACGTGGTGCGCGTGCTCCGCGAGGGCGGCGCCGATCTCGGCATCATCTCTGGCAATGTGCCCACCGCAGGCCTGCAGGCAGTGCCCTTCGTCAAGAGCGCGCTGATCCTGGTCGCGCCGCTCGGCCATCCGCTGCTCGCGGAGCCGGCCGTGTGGTTCGAGCAGTCGCTCGAACATGCCTTCGTCGCCTTGCTAGAGGGTAGCGCCTACCAGATGTTCATGACGCGCGCCGCGGGCGCGCTGCACAAGCCCATGACTATCCGCGTGCACGTGGCCAGCTACGACGCCACCTGCCGCATGGTGGCCGCCGGCGCCGGTATCGCCATCATGCCCAAGGCCGCCTTCGCGCGCCTCAAGGGCGAGCAGCGCATCGGCTGCAGCGATCTGCGCGACGATTGGGCCGTGCGCACCTTCCAGGTCTGCGCGCGGGACCTGGAAGGCTTGTCCAGCTTTGCGCGCGAGTTCGCGAACCGCCTGATCGGCCACTACGCGCCCGCCAGCGACGCGGGCTAGCGGGGGGGCAGCGGGCCACCTGTCGCGCTTGCTGCCTGCCCAGGGCGCCTTCTCTTCGCCTTCCTTTCACCATTCGCCTTCGCACTCGGCACAGCGCGCGAGGCGCTTCCCCGTTTGTCGCACATGGTATGAGCGCAGCATGTCGAAACGTTCCCGCCAGACCTTCACGGCAGCCCTGGCCCAGTCTTTAACGCAGCGCTAAGGGTGCTTGCAAATCGCGAAATTGTTTGGCCGGCAGGTGCATGGCAATCTTGCCGTACCCGATAACAACGACGCGAGACATGATCGACAAGCTCTACGCAACAGCGCGCGACGCGGTGGCCGACGTGGCCGACGGCGCCACCATCGCCATTGGCGGATTTGGCGGCGCCGGCATGCCTGACGAACTGATCGATGCACTTGTCGCACAGGGTGCCAAGGATCTCACCGTGGTGAGCAACAACGCCGGCAACGGCGACACCGGCCTCGCCGCGCTTCTCAAGGCGCGCCGCGTACGCAGGCTGATGTGCTCCTTCCCGCGCCAGCGCGATGCCCATGTCTTCGAGGCACTGTACCGCGCCGGAGAGATCGAGCTGGAAGTGATTCCCCAGGGCACGCTGGCAGAGCGCCTGCGCGCGGCCGGCTGCGGCATCGGCGGCTTCTATACGCCGACCGGCCACGGCACGCTGCTGGCGGCAGGCAAGGAAGCCCGCCGCATCGGTGCGCGCGACTACGTGCTCGAGTATCCCATCCACGTCGACGTGGCCCTGGTCAACGCCGCGGCAGCCGACCGCTGGGGCAACCTCGTCTACAACAAGACCGCGCGCAACTTCGCACCCGTGATGGCGATGGCCGCCACCACCACCATCGCCGCGGTGACGCGCGTGTGCGAACTGGGTGAACTGGACCCCGAGGCCGTCGTCACGCCCGGCATCTTCGTCAAGCGCGTGGTGCTGCGCGGCGGTGCCTGCGCGCAGCCGATGTGCGGGCTGGAAGGCACGGCGGAAAACCTACAGGCAGGCGCAAACGCAAACGCACAGGCAAGGTGAGGCAAATGGACCAAGTGGCAAGAAACCTGCTGGCCGCGCGCGTCGCGCGCGACATCCCCAACGGCGCTTACGTCAACCTCGGCATCGGCCTGCCTACGCTGGTGGCCAACCATCTGCCGCGCCACCGCGAAGTCATCCTGCACAGCGAGAACGGTGTGCTGGGGCAATGGTCGGCCGCCGAACCCGGCCAGGAAGACTGGGAGCTGATCAACGCCGGCAAGGAAGCGATTCGGCTAGAGCGCGGCGCGGCCTTTTTCCATCACGCCGACGCCTTCGGCATGATGCGCGGCGGCCATCTCGACATCTGCGTGCTTGGCGCCTTCCAGGTCTCGGAACGCGGCGACCTCGCCAACTGGCACACCGGCGCGCCCGACGCCATCCCCGCTGTCGGCGGCGCCATGGACCTGGCCATCGGCGCCAAGCAGGTGTTCGTGATGATGGACCACCTGACCAAGGACGGCGCGAGCAAGCTGCGCCGCCAGTGCAGCTACCCGCTCACCGGGATGGCATGCGTGGGCCGCGTGTACACCGAGCTCGGCACCTTCGCCGTCGGCCCGCGAGGGGTGTCGGTCATCGAGATCGTCGGCGACATGTCGCCGCAGGCGCTGCAGTCGGTCACCGACGTGGCGCTCGACTTCACGACGATGGTCATGGCCGAGTACGCCTGAGCACCGGGCGGGAGCCGCGCGCGGCAGCAGGACCAAGACAAGACAGAAGAGTCAGAACAGACAGGAGACAATAATGACAGGTTGGTACAAGGCTGGGAATGCCCAGCAGAAGAAGACGTTCTGGGCCTGCTATTCCGGCTGGGCGCTGGATTCCTTCGACATGCAGATGTTCAGCTTCCTGCTGCCCGCGCTAACCGCGGCGTGGGGCCTGAGCAAGGCCGAAGTCGGTGTCCTCGGCACCGTGGCGCTGATTGTCACCGCCATCGGTGGCTGGGGCGCCGGCATCCTCAGCGACCGCTACGGCCGCGCGCGCATCCTGGTGTTCGCCATCATCTGGTTCACGTTCTTCGGCGTGCTTGCCGGCTTCGCGCAGTCGTACAACCAACTGCTGGTCGCGCGCACGCTGCAAGGGCTGGGCTTCGGCGGCGAATGGGCCGTCGGCGCCGCGCTGATGGCCGAGGTAATCGACCCCAAGCACCGCGGCAAGGCCATGGGCTTCGTGCAATCCGGCTTCGCCCTGGGCTGGGCGCTGGCGGTGGTGGTGGCCACGGCGCTGCTGGCCTGGCTGCCGCATGACCTGGCCTGGCGCGTGGCCTTCTGGAGCGGCGTGATCCCGGCCTCGATCGTGCTCTTCATCCGCCGCCACATCAAGGACTCGGCCATGTTCGAGCGCGCCAGGCAGAGCCGCACGCCGCGCGCCTCGCTGGCCTCGGTGTTCAGCCGCAAGTACGCGCGCTCGTTGATCCTCTCCAGCGTACTGGTGATCGGCCTGCAGGCCGGCTGCTATGCCATCCTGATCTGGCTGCCCTCGCTACTCGCCCAGCGCCAGGTGGCCGCGTCCTCGATGATCGTCACAGTCTTCATCATGTCCTTCGGCTCGTTCTGCGGTTTCGCCGTGGCGGCAGACCTGGCCGACCGCATCGGCCGGCGCCCCACGCTGATAGGCCTGGCCGTGTGCGCGTGGATCGTCACCGCCAGCTATATGCTGCTGCCGCTAAATCCGGTGCTGGCTGCTGTGCTCGGCTTCCTGGTCGGCTTCTCCGCGATCGGTATGTTCGCCGCGCTGGGGCCTTTCCTGAGCGAGATGTTCCCCACCCAGGTGCGCACCACCTGCATGGGTTTCGCCTACAACGTGGGCAAGTCTGTGGGCGCGGGCTCCGTCGTCGGTGTCGGCGTGCTATCCACCCACATCGGCCTAGCAAACGCCATGGGCGCCTTCTGCCTGGTGGCCTATGCCATCGCCGTGTTCGGCATCCTGCTGTTGCCCGAGACACGAGGCATCGCCATCGAGCACATCGGCGCAGCGGAAGGTGCCAATACCGAGACCCGCGCCGCGACAGCGCTCGCCGAGCCCACGCGGGCGCATACTTGATGCGCTGCGCCGGCAGGCGCGCACCACACAGAGCTGATTCATACCAAGAGGAGACACGATGATCCGCATGCTGTACCTGCTGGTGAAGCCAGAAGGCATGTCCGATGCCACCTTTCGCGCCGAATGCCGGCGGCACTACGACATGTCGCACGACGTGCCGGGCCTTTATAAATACGAGGTCCGACTCGTTGCCGAGCAGCCCACCGACACCCACGTGCCATTCTTTAACATCGGCCACGTCGATGCCATCGGCGAATGCTGGTTCGAGAACGAAGCGGCCTACGCCACCTATATGGCTTCCGACACCCGCAAGATTTGGTTCGAGCACGGCAAGACCTTCATCGGCCGGCTCAAGCCCTTCCGCACCGAGACGGTCGGCGACGGCGCGGGCTGAGCTGGACCGGCCCCAGCTGTCCACTACCGGGCGGGCCCCGGCCGGCGCACCGCACGGTCGGACCCACCCTATAACCACCCTTCAAGGAGACACCATGCTTTACCACGTACAGATGGACGTGAAAATCCCCGACTCCCTGCCGGCCGAGCGGGCCGACGCCATCAAGACCGCGGAGAAGGCGCGGGCCATCGAGATCCAGAAATCCGGGAAGTGGCCTCACCTGTGGCGCGTCGTGGGCCACTACGCCAACGTCAGCATTTTCGACGTGGAGAGTAACGATGAACTGCACGCGCTGCTGTCGTCGCTGCCGCTGTTTCCTTATATGACCATCCAGGTCACGCCGCTGGCGCAGCATCCGTCGGCGATCTGATGGCGGCGGGGCAGGCGCTGGCCATGCCGCCTCCGACTGCCCAACTGCTCGGTACGCGAGTCGCCGAAACCCGGCGACTTGACCGCGCAGCTCATCAGCGCGCCGCGCAGGTTGTTGACCAAGGCACGGGCGCAAGCCCCGGAGTTCAGTCCGGGGTAAGCCGGGAATTTTGGGGGTTAGTGAGGGGTCTGCTGCTGCTCAATGTACTGGCGCAGGATATCCAGCGGAGCCCCACCGCACGACGCCGCGAAGTAGGACGGGGACCAAAGCACGCCCCGCCGCTTGAGCCACGGATGGAAATCCCCGAACTGTTGCCGCCGCAGTCTGCTCGACACGCCCTTGAGCGATGCGACGAGCGCTGATAGGGCTACCTTCGGCGGGTAGTTCACCAGCAGATGGACGTGGTCGTGCTCGCCGTTGAACTCTACCAACTCGGCCTCGAAATCCTTGCATACCCTGGCCAGGATGGCCTGCCTTGCGTCAAGGTGCTCCTTCTTGAACACGTTGCGCCGATATTTGGTCACGAAGACCAAGTGTACGTGCAGGGCAAAGACGCAGTGCCGTCCGTGCCGTAAATCCGTATCAGTCTTGCGTGGACGCGCCATCTTCTTCTCTTGCCGAATTTGGAAGACCAAGCGTACTATCCGGGAATGGAAACCGTAAAGACACTGAAGCTGCGCATCAAGGACAAGCACGCGAAGGCGATGCTTGCGATGGCGCGCGACGTGAACACGGTTGGAATTTCTGCAATGAAACCCAGTATCGCAGCCTGAAGCGTTACTGCAATCGCCCGAAGGTCTGGCTGTCAGGGTTCGACCTTCAGAAACTCACGGCGGGCTTCAGCAAATGCGAAGGCGTGCGCGTCGATTCCCGAACGGTTCAAGAAACGTGCAAGGAATTCGCGACGCGGCTTAAGGATTCTCTGCAAAACGTGTCAGCGAGTGGCGCTTCCCCTACGTTGCACTAGTCAGGAGGAAGCTGCCATGAAGCAAGGAGAATTGGGATTGAACCTGTCGACAAAGCGCACGCGTAAGCGCGAGTTCTTGGATGAGATGAGTCAGGTGGTCCCCTGGGCAGACCTGGTTGCCCTGATCGAACCCCATTGCCCCAAGAAGAAGACCGGACGCCCACCATTTCCGGTCGG
This genomic stretch from Cupriavidus basilensis harbors:
- the tnpA gene encoding IS200/IS605 family transposase, whose amino-acid sequence is MARPRKTDTDLRHGRHCVFALHVHLVFVTKYRRNVFKKEHLDARQAILARVCKDFEAELVEFNGEHDHVHLLVNYPPKVALSALVASLKGVSSRLRRQQFGDFHPWLKRRGVLWSPSYFAASCGGAPLDILRQYIEQQQTPH
- a CDS encoding 4-methylmuconolactone methylisomerase is translated as MIRMLYLLVKPEGMSDATFRAECRRHYDMSHDVPGLYKYEVRLVAEQPTDTHVPFFNIGHVDAIGECWFENEAAYATYMASDTRKIWFEHGKTFIGRLKPFRTETVGDGAG
- the catC gene encoding muconolactone Delta-isomerase, with the translated sequence MLYHVQMDVKIPDSLPAERADAIKTAEKARAIEIQKSGKWPHLWRVVGHYANVSIFDVESNDELHALLSSLPLFPYMTIQVTPLAQHPSAI
- a CDS encoding 3-oxoacid CoA-transferase subunit B, which translates into the protein MDQVARNLLAARVARDIPNGAYVNLGIGLPTLVANHLPRHREVILHSENGVLGQWSAAEPGQEDWELINAGKEAIRLERGAAFFHHADAFGMMRGGHLDICVLGAFQVSERGDLANWHTGAPDAIPAVGGAMDLAIGAKQVFVMMDHLTKDGASKLRRQCSYPLTGMACVGRVYTELGTFAVGPRGVSVIEIVGDMSPQALQSVTDVALDFTTMVMAEYA
- a CDS encoding MFS transporter — protein: MTGWYKAGNAQQKKTFWACYSGWALDSFDMQMFSFLLPALTAAWGLSKAEVGVLGTVALIVTAIGGWGAGILSDRYGRARILVFAIIWFTFFGVLAGFAQSYNQLLVARTLQGLGFGGEWAVGAALMAEVIDPKHRGKAMGFVQSGFALGWALAVVVATALLAWLPHDLAWRVAFWSGVIPASIVLFIRRHIKDSAMFERARQSRTPRASLASVFSRKYARSLILSSVLVIGLQAGCYAILIWLPSLLAQRQVAASSMIVTVFIMSFGSFCGFAVAADLADRIGRRPTLIGLAVCAWIVTASYMLLPLNPVLAAVLGFLVGFSAIGMFAALGPFLSEMFPTQVRTTCMGFAYNVGKSVGAGSVVGVGVLSTHIGLANAMGAFCLVAYAIAVFGILLLPETRGIAIEHIGAAEGANTETRAATALAEPTRAHT
- a CDS encoding MBL fold metallo-hydrolase, whose amino-acid sequence is MMQTRTVGDLKVTRILEYAGPTHDPAFLFPDIDRSVLDANAGLMAPHHWIPHMNKLIVTIQFWVVHAGSHIIVVDTGVGNFKPRAGIARMNMLNTLVREWMIAAGAPPEKVTHVVMTHLHADHVGWNTTWQDNRWEPTFPNARYYLPKDDFVFCEQGRNKEPGVVDVFGESFFDSVMPVVDAGLAEMIEPGREIADCLQVEAAAGHSPGQVAFRVRSRGEEAIFCGDILHSPLQIVRPDLNSGYCIRPDLARSTRLTFLTQAADSGALVLPVHFGEPYCGYVRRQGQGFRFEPAGW
- a CDS encoding LysR substrate-binding domain-containing protein, with product MAVPFDITDFRLFVNVAETRSLTRGAERSFLSVPAVSNRIKNLEDTLGVRLLERSPQGVALTAAGEVYLHHARVVLAELERLTGNLQPFTAGLSGQVKLVANTTAITEYLPPVIGEYLATQPDVRIDVRERLSDDVVRVLREGGADLGIISGNVPTAGLQAVPFVKSALILVAPLGHPLLAEPAVWFEQSLEHAFVALLEGSAYQMFMTRAAGALHKPMTIRVHVASYDATCRMVAAGAGIAIMPKAAFARLKGEQRIGCSDLRDDWAVRTFQVCARDLEGLSSFAREFANRLIGHYAPASDAG
- a CDS encoding 3-oxoacid CoA-transferase subunit A, producing MIDKLYATARDAVADVADGATIAIGGFGGAGMPDELIDALVAQGAKDLTVVSNNAGNGDTGLAALLKARRVRRLMCSFPRQRDAHVFEALYRAGEIELEVIPQGTLAERLRAAGCGIGGFYTPTGHGTLLAAGKEARRIGARDYVLEYPIHVDVALVNAAAADRWGNLVYNKTARNFAPVMAMAATTTIAAVTRVCELGELDPEAVVTPGIFVKRVVLRGGACAQPMCGLEGTAENLQAGANANAQAR